The window AGGGTTGCCATCAATGGAGCTCACGTCAAAAGGCACGTCAGTAACTGTATTGGGCGGGCCATACTGAAGATAAACCCTGCCCATGTCAGTGTTATACCCTTTCTTAACTTGTGTGCTGTAAGCGGCATTCACTTTTTTAACTTCAAATTTGTAATCTTCCCAGGCTTTTTCGGGGTTTATTTCATTGCGGGTCATCCAGAAGTTCAGAAAAAATTGTTTCAATACATCCAGCGGAGCTGTTTCAAGCTGCGATTTGATGAATATAGCCTCCAGTTGTGTAGCTACAGGCATCATCGACCTGATGTGTTCGCGCAGGGTATCTGCGTTGCTGATGCGATCGGCAAATGAATTTGAAAAATTAACTTTGGTAATGTCCAGTGCCGGAGAATCAACATTGGGATTTGACCGCTGGAAGAAAACAGCATTCTGGGTTACAATTTTATTTTCCTTGTCGCGCAAACTGACAACCAGATTGTAATTGCCGGAAGGTAATCCTGAAATGTCAAATTCGCTGAGTAAAACAATTACCGGTTTCGATGTTTCTTTTTTTATTCTTACATATTCATTTAACATCCGCTTGGTTTCAAACGATTCAATAAAAGCTGAAACAAGGTATTTTTCTTCTGAGCCCTCTTTATGCAAAGGGTTGTATATTTCGGTATAGAAGGTCAGTTTATTCTTGTCGGAAGGGAAAAAATTGTCGACATAAGGCACAAAATCATATCCGCTTTTGCTCAGAAGGTTGGGTTCGGTTGTCTTGGTAAAAGAGTTGATGAGTTGTATTCCCGAGATTGAATAATTGTCTGCCGGAAAATCAATGCCAATTGGATAGGTAACAACCACCGGTTTTTTATCAACGTTCATGTCAGCTATTGATAAATCGAGCAAATAGTTACCATTGGGCAGTGAAAAACGCTGTTGATCAATAAAGTTGAGTCCAACAGCCGTGGTGTCGTCAACCTCAGGGCTTAACAGCTCGTATTTTCTGAAGTCTTTAATCACTGAATCCTGCCTGACAATCATGGTAACCTGTATGCTGCCCTGAAATTTGCCGGATTCATTGCGCTTATAGGTGATTGAATTGCCTATAATTTCAAGATATGTTTCAAGAAATGGCCCGTTTCCCGGAATATTGAAGGTGGCATGTGAAAGGTAAGCTCCAAGGCTGCGTGTTGATGCTGATGCTGAAAATGCAATGGCGCAAAGCAA is drawn from Lentimicrobiaceae bacterium and contains these coding sequences:
- a CDS encoding GWxTD domain-containing protein: MKKIFLSVILLCAIAFSASASTRSLGAYLSHATFNIPGNGPFLETYLEIIGNSITYKRNESGKFQGSIQVTMIVRQDSVIKDFRKYELLSPEVDDTTAVGLNFIDQQRFSLPNGNYLLDLSIADMNVDKKPVVVTYPIGIDFPADNYSISGIQLINSFTKTTEPNLLSKSGYDFVPYVDNFFPSDKNKLTFYTEIYNPLHKEGSEEKYLVSAFIESFETKRMLNEYVRIKKETSKPVIVLLSEFDISGLPSGNYNLVVSLRDKENKIVTQNAVFFQRSNPNVDSPALDITKVNFSNSFADRISNADTLREHIRSMMPVATQLEAIFIKSQLETAPLDVLKQFFLNFWMTRNEINPEKAWEDYKFEVKKVNAAYSTQVKKGYNTDMGRVYLQYGPPNTVTDVPFDVSSIDGNPSVPYQIWHYYSLNNNRERNRKFVFIASELRAKDYTLAHSDASGEIQNYNWQNQLVRQLGVGDTDRDVMRQDRGRSATYYNNPY